In Pseudomonadota bacterium, the DNA window CGCAAGCGCCACATACGGGCCGCCCTGGTCCATGACCCCTTTACCGCGCGCATGGCCAAGGAACACAACAATGCCAACGTTCTGGTTCTGGGCGGTCGCGTACTTGAGCCGGCCACCGCCCTGGAACTGGTTCAGATCTGGCTGCAAAGCGAATACGAGGGCGGCCGCCACCAGCACCGACTGGATAAAATCGAGCAGCCCAACCGTAACTCAAACCGGCAGATTGCGGCCTCTTTATTTGAAGTAGATGCGGAAATCAATGCACTCATCCGTCAGGAAACCGAGCGCGAAGAAAGCAAGCTGATCATGATTGCTTCGGAAAACTGCGTCAGTCAGGCAGTACTCGAAGCTCAAGGCAGTGTTCTGACCAACAAATATGCCGAAGGCTATCCCGGCAGACGCTATTACGGTGGCTGCCAATTTGTCGACCAGGTTGAACAGCTGGCGATTGACCGAGCCCTGGCTCTGTTTGGCGCCGACCATGCCAATGTCCAGCCCCTCTCCGGTTCAGGCGCCAACATGGCGGTCTATTTAAGCGCCCTGAAACCAGGAGAAACCATCCTGGGAATGAACTTAGGACATGGCGGACATCTTACCCACGGAGCGACGGTCAGCTTCTCAGGCCAGCTTTATCGTTCGGTTTATTATGGAGTCGATCGGGAAACGGAACAACTTGATTACAACGAAATAGAAAAGATCGCCCTTCGAGAAAAACCCCGCATGATCGTTGCCGGAGCCAGCTCCTACTCCCGGATTCTAGATTTTGCCCGTTTTCGGGCCATCGCCGACAAGGTCGGCGCCCTGCTGATGGTTGACATCGCCCATATCGCCGGTCTGGTGGTGGCTGGAGTCCATCCCTCACCGGTACCCTATGCTGATTTTGTCACCACCACCACCCATAAAACCCTGCGGGGCCCTCGGGGAGGAATGATTCTTTGCCGCCGTGAGTATGCGGCGGCACTTGACAAAACCATCTTTCCCGGACTGCAGGGCGGCCCCTTGATGCACACCATCGCGGGCAAGGCCGTGGCCTTCAAGGAAGCCCTGAGCGAGGAGTTCAGAACCGTCCAGAGACAAACAGTGATCAATGCCGCCTGTCTGGCCCGACGGCTGCAGGAAAAAGGTTTCAGAATTGTCTCCGGCGGCACCGACAATCATCTCTTCCTGATCGATCTCAGTGCCTTGACGATCAAAGGCAAAAAGGCCGAAGCCGCTCTCGATGCGGCCGGAATCACCCTCAATAAAAACGGCATTCCCTTTGACCAGCGAACTCCGGCAGACCCCAGTGGGATCCGCATCGGAACCCCGATCGCGTCGACCCGGGGCATGCGCGAACCCGAGATGGAGATTGTCGCCGACTGCCTGAGCGATGTCCTGCTGCAACCGGAGAATCAGGAGATCATAAGACAAACCCGGGCAACGATCCGTTCACTTTGCGCTCGTTTTCCGGTTTACAGCCATCTGCTTTAACGGCATGCAACAAATTCACCCCAGCTGCTTTTAATTGTACCTGGCCTGATTGAAAGCCAGGCGCATTCTCAAGTGATATCAGGAAATGTGATGCCGGTTCAAAACCTGCAAAGACCCGACTGGCAGACCTATTTTATGGACATCGCCCAGTTGATTTCCAGACGTTCAACCTGTATCCGTCGTCAGGTTGGGGCCCTGATAGTTAAAGATAACCGGATTCTGACCACTGGCTACAACGGCACCCCGAGCGGCATTCGCCACTGCCTGGAAAGAGGCTGTCTGCGCGATCAGCTCCAAATCCCCTCAGGTCAGCGCCATGAACTTTGCCGGGGTCTGCACGCGGAACAGAATGCTATTATTCAGGCGGCGCATCACGGCGTATCCATCGAATCCGGAGAACTTTACTGCACCAACCAACCCTGTATCATCTGCGCTAAAATGATTATCAATGCCGGCCTGAAAAAAATAATCATCCGTGACGCCTATCCCGACGCTATGGCTGCCGAAATGCTTGATGAAGCCGGCCTCAAGGTGGTTGTTATAAGCCCGGGGAAAACGTCCTGACCACGGCCATCTGCCGAGACCTCTTATGAAATGCCCTTTCTGCGGCTTTACCGAAGATAAAGTTATCGACTCGCGTATCGCCAAAGACCAAAGCGCCATCCGCCGCCGGCGGGAGTGCCTCTCCTGCAACAAACGTTTCACCACCTTTGAAAGGATTGAGATCAACCTGCCGCTGGTCATTAAAAATGATCAGAGCCGGGAAAACTATGATCGCAATAAAGTCGAAAACGGCATTCGCAAGGCCTGTGAAAAAAGACCTGTCAGTCAGGAGCAGATTGATGCCGTGGTCAACGATCTCGAACTGAAGCTTCGAGAGCATGGAGAAAAAGAGATCGCTGCGACTTTTATCGGCGAACATATCATGGCCTCCTTGAAAAAAATTGATGATGTCGCCTATATCCGTTTTGCTTCAGTATATCGCCAGTTTAAAGACATCAAAGAATTCATGCAGGAGCTTCAGGGCCTGCTCAAAAACGACTCCGCTTGCGAAAAACCGGATTAAGCCGAACCGGTCAGGATTTTTGCCCACAGGCTGAAGCTTAAACTTGACGTTCGCGCCCTCAACTCCCGTCTGAGCTTCGTCAGAGAACAAGGACCCCGGGACTTGGGAGCTAAAAAACAAGGAATCGAAAAATGAATGGTTTTTCTAGTGCCGATACTGAATTCATGCAAATAGCCCTCGACCTGGCCCGCAAAGGACTGGGATCAGCCTCTCCCAATCCCATGGTCGGGGCGATTATCGTCAATGACGGAAAGATTGTCGGTCGGGGTTTCCACCCCAAGGCGGGAGAAGCACACGCGGAAATTTTCGCCCTCCGCGAAGCGGGGGAAAAGGCCCGTGAAGCCACCCTCTACGTCACCCTGGAGCCCTGCAACCATCACGGTAAAACGCCACCCTGCACCGAGGCCATTATTCAAGCTGGAATCAGGCGTGTGGTCTTTGGCTGCGAGGATCCCAATCCCCGAGTCGACGGCCACGGCGCCGACAAACTTAAACGAGCCGGTATCCGGACCGAAAATGGTCTCTTAAAAAACGAATGCCACCATCTGAATGAAGCCTGGAATAAATATATCACTACCGGATTGCCATTTGTCACGCTCAAGAGCGCGGCCAGTCTTGACGGCCGCATCGCCACCCGAAGCGGCCATTCACAATGGATCAGCAACGAGAAATCGCGGCTTTATGCGCACCAACTACGTTTTGCGCATGATGCCATCCTGGTCGGTATCGGCACCCTGATCAAAGACAATCCCAGGCTCACGGCCCGCTGTCCGGGGCAGGAAACCCGTCACCCTTACCGGATTGTCGTGGACTCCATGCTGCGCACGCCTTTGCATTCGCTGATTTTCGGTGAGGACGGCAAAGACCGGGTTTTACTGGCGACCACGCAGCGCCACGACCAGACAAAACTCAACCCTTACCTCCAGCTGGTCAAGGAGATTATCTGCCTGCCAACTAACGAGCTGGGTCAAATAGACCTGCGGGCTCTGATGCGGGAAATCGCCTCCCGGAAGATTATTTCGGTCCTGATCGAGGGAGGTTCGGAAATCAATGGTTCAGCGGTTGACTGCCGAATCGTCGATAAAATTTGTTTTTTTTATGCCCCGATCCTGATTGGTGGACGCGGCAGCCTGGGCATGATCAGCGGCACAGGCATCGAGAGGATTGACCAGGCCCTGCCGATCAGGAATATTACGATTAAGCATTTCGATGACGACCTCTGTCTTGAAGGCTACCTTGACCCAACGGCAATCGGACTGTCGGAATAAGCGCGGCCGGGAGTTGACACTGAAAATTTTCAGTCCTCTATATCCTGGGATCCCGACTCTGATCTATCGAAGCCTCATGACCGGACGCAACCTCTTGTATGACCTGATCCCCGCTCTCAGCCAGGCAGTTGCTATTCCGGTAATCTGTGTCGGCAACCTGAGCACCGGGGGAACCGGCAAAACTCCGATGACGGCTTACCTGGCAGATTATTTTCAGGCTCAAGGCCTGAACATCGCCATTTTGTCGCGTGGCTACGGCCGTAAAGCTGCTCGGCGGCCACTACTTGTAACCGCCGCGACTAAGATCACCCCCGAACTTGCCGCAGAACTGGGCGACGAAGCTCTGATGTTGAGACAACAGCTGCCCTCAATCCCCTTGGTTCTTGACGGCAACCGGGTGCGCGGCGCGCGCCGGGCCGGCAAGGAACTGTCGCCCGATTTAATTTTGCTGGATGATGGTTTTCAACATCGACGCCTGCGCCGCAACTTTAACCTGCTGATGATTGACAGCCAGAAGCTTTTCGGCAACCGACGGTTGCTCCCCACTGGCCCCCTGCGAGAAACTCTACGGGCTCTGAGTCGGGCCGACGCAGTTGTTTTTAACAAGTTTGATCAACGCCGGCGCTACTTTTATAAGGAAGCCGCTGAGGTCTGCAATTATATTTCCGCCCGCCGGATTTTTTCCGCCGCTTATCGTTTTACACATTTCACGGCTGGGGACGGCCACCGCCGCAGCTTGTCGGAGATGCAAGCGCTGGGTCCGTTTTGCGCCTGTTCCGGACTGGCCAACAACGATTATTTTTTTGCTCAGTTACGCACCCATGGACTTGCCGTGGAAGAAACCAGAAGCTTTGCCGACCATCACGACTACCGCGCCGGAGACCTGAGGGAACTGCGCCAACTCTGCCGCGACCGCCCCTTACTGACCACCGCCAAGGACGCGGTCAAGCTCGTCCGTCTGGCCCGAGCCCAAAAGGCCGAGGCACAACTCTGGGTTGCCGAAATCGCGCTGATACCTGATCGGGAAAAAGATTTTCTTGCTTTATTCGCAGATTTTATCAACCCTGAAGCATCTCTGCCGGAGGCGAGACCTTGACCCGGGATTTACAAGCTCCGGTTCGCAAGCGCCAGGCGGCGGTTTTTCTTGATCGGGATGGAACCATCATCCGTGAGGTAAACTATTTAGACCGTCTCGAAGATGTCGAGCTGCTCCCTGAAACGGCGGCAGCTATCGCCCGGCTCAACCGGCACCGGATTCCGGTCATCCTGGTTTCCAATCAATCCGGGGTTGCCCGCAGCAAGTTCAGTGAAAGTTTTGTCCTTGCCTGCCATGTCAGAATACAGAAAATGCTGGAAAGCTATGGGGCTCATCTGGATAATTTTTTCTTTTGTCCACACCATCCCGAACATGGCCGGCCACCTTATAAAAAAGACTGCACCTGTCGCAAACCGGAGCCCGGCCTTCTCAGACAAGCCGCCGGTCGTCACCAACTCGATCTGGCCGCCTCTTTTGTCGTCGGGGACAAATTAAGCGACGTGGAGCTGGCCCGACGGGTTAACGCTGCAGGAATTCTGGTAAAAACCGGTCACGGGGTGAAAGAGGCTGAAAAGATCAGGACGACGGCCATCATTCCCGACCTCATTTGCTCCGATCTTGCAGAAGCTGTAAACTGGATAATCCATCAATTATCCACTCGGACGCGATAAAAGGCTTTGCCATGCTCAAAAAAACAGGCTCTGACATCCTGGGCACCTGGAATGATCAAGCCATAGTTCATGCGTTCCGCAGCGCGAGTCGCCTGTTCAACCTGCTGCCAACAGACGACGCTTACCGACTCGGTGTCCGCTTGATCCACCTCTGGATAAGTCTTGACCGCAACCACCACCGAATCATCAAAAAGAATCTGGAGCTGGCTCTGGGTTTAACTCCGGACAGCCCTGAAAGCAAGAAGCTGCGCGCGAAAATCCTTGAACATCTGGGATTTAACCTCTGCGAATTCTTCCTGCTGCAAAAAAGCGCCAATCGCCGACGTTTTTTGCATAATCTAAAAATCAACGGCTTAGAACATCTCCTGCGGGCCGAGCAGGAAGGCCGGGGCGCCATCATCATTTCCGCCCATCTTGGCAACTGGGAGCTGGCCGGCGGACTTTCGAAATATCTGCGTGAACCCATTGCCACCGTGGGCAAACCACTTAAAAACAGTCCCAGCCTTTATACAATAATTGAACATACCCGCAGGGAAATCGGGTTTTTACCCCTGAATAAGAGTGGCAGCGCCAGCACTCTGGTAAGAACTCTCAAGAAAGGGAAAATCATCGCCCTGCTGGTGGACCAGAGGGTGCGCCGCCGTTTTCGCATCTGGTCTCCTTTTTTTGGGCATCAGGTCCCGACCATTCCTTCTCCGGCGATTCTCGCCCGGCTCAGCGGCAGTCCGATTATCCCGGCCTTCACCTATCGGGAACGTCCTCTGCATCATCACATCGTTATTGAAGAACCAATCCTGGTTCCAAAAACCGGCGCCAGCCAGATCATCATCGCCGAATACACAAAACGCTTAAATCGTCTGATGGAAGAACATATCCGCCGCCACCCGGCCCAATGGTTCTGGCCGCACGATCGCTGGCGTAAGATCCGTTCTAGCTCCGATTAAACCACCAGCCCGGACGATAAAAAAAGCGACGCCAGCAAAGGCCTCGGGAAAGGGTCTGGAAAAGTTTGGCATACGCAACAGGTTCTGGCTCATAGGACTGCAGAAAAGCACTGCGCTCGACTTCGCCAAAACGACCGCCACGAAAACAGAACTTATCAATTGAGCGCATAAATCGGTAGAGATTGGCCCGCCGGAACCTTGCGGAAAGAGGCTCCGGGAATTCCCTGGCCTTATCAAAATCAATCAGAAACAAGTTCCCTTGAACATCAACCAGGATGTTTCTGATGTGCAGATCCGTATAAAAGATACCCATATCGTGCAGTTTCCTGATCTGTCGGCCCAGCGCCAGGGCCAATCTCAACCGCTCAACCCCACCGGAATGCTGTAAATATTGCGACAGGGTGATAACCCCCGGCAGAAGCTTGGTCGCAAAATAACCATTGACAAAGGAAAGGCCTTTTCTCTTTTTTACAACCAGAACCCCTAGCGGAGCAGGTACCGGAAACCCCATCTCCTTAAGCCGGGAATGAACCTTGAGTTCGGTCAGAAAGCGGCGGCAGGAAAAAAAACGATCACCACTGAAAAAACGCCAGAGTCCGCCATGTCGATACTTGCGCAGAACCAGGGCCTCCGCAAATCTTCTGTCGGTAAAGGTAAAAATCGCACCCCGCCCATTCTGCGCCGCCTCCAGGGCAAGCCCGCGACCCGCCAACAGATCATGCGCCAGTTCCTGCCAGGGCAACCCTTCCCCTGATACAGAGCCGTCGGGCAGGGAAGAGAGATAAACCGAACAGGTCTGCCGCTCGACCAGAAAAGTAGAAACCCTGACAATGCCCGACGGCCATGGCTTTAAATGCAGCCGCTTCATCCCCAGGGGTCCTTGAGCTCGGCGGCGGCCAGTGGTTTAATGGTTTTAACGTTTTCCACTCCGGTTACCTGACGCAGAAAATCAACCACCAGATTGTAATCAAGATTTGCGATCTCGGACCGGGTAAGACCACGACAATCAATCTGCCCACCCGCTACCTGGTTATGCCCGCCGGCCGTCCCCCCCAGTTTTTCCAGCAGCTCCCGCACAACCTTACCCGCCTGAGCGCGAAAGTTAGCGGCCCGCAATGATATAATCAGTTTATCCTCATAGCAGGCCGTCACTATCGACCAGCTCATGCGTTCGTGCAATAAAAGAAAATCAGCGACTTCAGCCACCACATCAGGATTCGTAACCAGACCCAGACGAGAGCCGATCACCTGGCGATAAACAAAAGCATTGTCCACGGCCTGGCGAATATGAATAAAATGTTCCCGCGGGCGCCGGCTGAACTCAATCTGAGCAAGACGACGCATATTGACCAGAGGAATCAGATCATTATAAACCCGACGGTCCTGTGCACTGGCTTCCCGGCCGAGATGCCTGGTTTCCGAACTGATGCCATAGACTAAGATCGTAGCTAAAGCCGAGGAGATCGGCACCTTCAAACATTGCAGATATTCAGCCACAATAGTGGTACACGAACCGTAACCGGTGCGAATATCGACATATGAACAATGCCGTAACCGAGGTCTGGTCGCCGCCTTGGGAGGATGATGATCAATCACGATCACCGGATCCCTGTCGGGCGGCAACACATTATTGCCCGCTCGCGGCTGAGTATCGACAAGGGCGTAGACAACCTTGTCCCGCCCCCGAATCCGGCTGAAAGGGACCGCCTTAACAGGCAAATATCGCATCATCGAACGGTTTTCCGAACGCCCGACAATACCACCATAGGAAACCTGAACCCGACAATTGGGATCAAGGAAACTGATAGCTGTCGCCAGCCCGCAGGCGGAAGCAAACGCGTCCGGATCCGGGTTGTTATGGGTCAGAATCACCAGACGTGAACTTCCCTTGAGGGCCTCCTGCAAGCGGTTCCCGACACCGGTATTATGTTGCGGCTCACAATTATCCATGGTTACCAGACTCGAGCGGAATCGTTCCGTGCCAAATGACTCCCGGGGAAAAGGCTATCAAAAAAGTTTAATGTTAACGGCACCCCAAAAGATTGTTTCTCTTAGCATACTTGTTAACGATCTATCAAGCCAAACCATTTCTCCATGCCGCCTCCTGAGCTGAAGGGGGCTTGTTTGCCGGCGACAGGGATTCCGGCCTATTTCCGGCCCCCTGGTTAATACATATTGATATAACACCATAAATTTGCTATTAGCTGACTCTGCTGAGAATAGAAAGGCTTTTTATAAAGACCTGAAAGATGCCAGAAGCTGTCTGTCGTTTTGTATTTTAACCGGAGTTTATCAACCACTTCCAACTTCAAGTAAAGACACCCAACTTGCAAAACGACCAAATCATTGATAAAATCGGCACGATTGAAGATATTCCACCGCTGCCCAGCCTGGCCAGCCGCATCATCAATGTCTGCTTTGATGAAGGATCCAACTACCAGGACATTGCCCAATTAATCAGACAGGATCCGGTCCTGACCGCCCGGGTTTTGCGCCTCATCAATGCTCCCAGTTTCGCTCCTCCCGCAAAAATCAATGACTTAGGTCACGCAATTTCACTGCTCGGCAAAAAACAGGTCTGCAATCTGGCCTTAAGCCTGACAATTTTTGACACTTTCAACCCCGGGGGCAAAGCGAAAGAACAACAGCTGGTAGCTTTCTGGCATCACTGTGCCGCCTGCGCCCACGCCAGCGAAGAACTTGCCCGTAGACTTGGTTTTCCACGACCGGAAGAAGCCTTTATCGCCGGTCTGCTGCACGACATCGGTAAACTCATCGCCTGGCATCGCCTGGGAGATAATTTCAGTCTTTTTCTGAACCGCTTACAGCGCCTGGAAAACATTAGTCAGGGAGAATGGCCCCCGCTCAATCTTGAAAAAGAATTCCTTGGAGCCGGCCATCAGCTGATCGGAAAATGGGCTACGGAGAGATGGGCTTTCCCTCAGGCTATCGTCGAAGCCGTCTGGCTCCATCATCAGCCACCTTCCAGCTCCCGGGACGAGATTCCGCCCCTGCCCCTGCTGGTTCGCTTTGCCGACGCCCTCTGTAATTTATACAATCTGGGGTCCAACTATTTCGTCAATCAGGAGCTTGATTACTCCACTTCCGCTCCCTTCGCTCGTACGGTTGACTCCCTGAGCGCCTTTTTCCGGATTGATCGAGATAGCCTGACAGACCTCTACCATGCCGCCGACAGCCGTCTGCATGAATTTGACAGTTGTTTAAGCGTGGTCAACAACGAAGTCTACTTCACGGCAATCCGCAAAGCCAATCGAGAACTGGGACGTCTCAACCTGGAAAGGGAAAAATACCTGGCCGAGCTCAGCCTCAAAAATCGTTTTCTTGAAGCCCTCGCCTCTCTCGACCAAATACTCGAGCCGGATTCGGCAAAACGTCATATTTTCGCCGGCCCCATGCCTTTACTGGAGGAAATAGTAGTTCAGAGTCTTCATCTGTGCCAGACCCAACTGGCCTTATGCGGCCTGGCCTTAAACAAAACCGGACCCTCAAGCTGGACCGGATCTTTTTACGGCAAAAAAATTTCCGAGCGGGAACTATCCGGCGAAACGCCGACCCTCAAGTTTCGAGAAGAGGCGCCGGAAGAGCCCTACGATGCCCAGCAACAAAGCCGGATCATGGCCACCCTGCGCCGCTTGATTATCCATAAGACTGCGGTCCTGCTACGTAACAGCCGGATTACTCCACTCAAGGAACACCCCACGATTCTGGTTGTGCCGCTCTGTAAATTCCCCGCGACCAGCGCCAGCGAAATTTATGGACAACTCCTGGTTGACTGCGGGACCTTGGCGCGCGAAGGCATCGGCAAAGACAGTTTGATTGATATTCTGACCCGCTTCGCAGATGGCATCAGCAACCGGATTGAACGACGACGCCTGACCGAGAACCTCGTCGGCCAGGCCGAAACGATTACCGAACTAAACCGCCAAAACGAAGAGGTCCAGTACGAACTTCTCCAGGCCCACCGCCTGGCTACCGTCGGACGCCTGGCCGCCGGCGCCGCGCATGAGATCAACAATCCGTTGACTGTCATTTCGGGACAGGTTCAGATCCTTAAAAACAAGGCTTTACAGGAGGGCGAAGACCAGGAAAGAATCAAAAGATACGATCGCATTTTGATCAAAGTTGATAAAATTGCGCGCATCGTTTCTGATCTGCTCGCCTATGGCCGACCTCAGAAAGCCCGGCCCCAGCCTTTTTCGATTAAAAAAATTGTCCAACAGGCCATCGAAGCTGTCGCCCACCGCAAGGGTTTCAGCGGCATTCGTTTTTCGATCAATATTCCCGAGCCCTTACCGGAGGCGCTGGTCGATCCGCAACAGTTGGGACAAGTTCTGATCAATCTTTTGATTAACGCACAGATGGCCATGCCGGACAGCGGCTCCATCGGCATCAGCGCCGGAGTGCGAGGCAGTCAAATCGAGCTCAGTTTGAGCGACACCGGCTGCGGCATTGCACCGGAGCACCTACCGACCATTTTTGATCCGTTTTTCACGACTCGGGATCCGGGCTCAACCAATGCGGGAACCGGCCTGGGGCTGTCAATCGCACACTCCCTGATTGAGGCCAACCGGGGCAGCATCGAGGCCCGAAGCACCATCAACAAAGGCACCACCTTTAGCATTCTGCTGCCACTTGCAAAGCGACCCAAGACAGTCCAACCAGACCAGTCATGAACTCAGCCGAAAAACAAGATCCGGCCTCATGGCTTAAACATTATTGGGGACATCAGGATTTTCTGCCTTTGCAACGCGAGGCTATCGACTGCGTCCTTTGTGGACAAGACTCTCTGCTGGTGCTCCCCACCGGAGCCGGCAAGTCAGTCTGCTATCAGATCCCGGTCCTGATCAGCAACGGACTGGCGCTGGTGGTTTCTCCGCTGATCGCCTTGATGAAGGAGCAGGTCGATGCTCTGCGCCTGAACGGCATTGCCGCCGCCTGCATCAACAGCACCATGTCCTCCTCGGAAAAACGGCATGTAACCGAACAGCTGCGGGCCGGGGCTCTGAATCTTCTTTATATTTCACCCGAAAAACTAATCCAGGAAAGCAGTCTCGAGTTTATCAAGACCCTGCCGATTCGTTATCTGGCGGTTGACGAAGCTCATTGCATCAGCCAGTGGGGACACGATTTTCGCCCGGACTACCGCCAACTGGCAAACATCCGCAAAGTTCTGCCCCAGATTTCCGTTCACGCCTTCACGGCCACGGCAACCCGGGCGGTTCAACATGACATTGTGCATCAGCTGCAACTGCACGATGCACGTCTGCTGCTGGGTTCATTTGACCGGCCCAACCTTACGTATCGAGTGCGGCGCCGAACCAGCGGCCATCTTGCCCAGATCAAGGAAGTTCTTGAACGCTATCCGAATGATTCAGGAATTATTTACTGCCAAAGCCGGCGTGAGGTTGAAGAGACGGCGGCGCAGTTGCAAAACCAAGGCCGCCGGGTTCTAGCCTATCATGCCGGCATGCAGGACCATGAACGCAAATCAAATCATGACGATTTCATCCGGCATGAAAACGCGATCATGGTCGCCACCATCGCCTTCGGCATGGGGGTCGACAAATCCAATATCCGTTTTGTCATCCACAGCGGCCTGCCAAAGGCCCTGGAAAATTACCTACAGGAAAGCGGCCGGGCCGGAAGAGATGGGTTGCCGTCCGAATGTCTGCTCTTTCACAGCCATAACGATCTGTTGCGCTGGCAACGACAGTTCG includes these proteins:
- the lpxK gene encoding tetraacyldisaccharide 4'-kinase, with product MTTSVLKATLTQRQSDCRNKRGRELTLKIFSPLYPGIPTLIYRSLMTGRNLLYDLIPALSQAVAIPVICVGNLSTGGTGKTPMTAYLADYFQAQGLNIAILSRGYGRKAARRPLLVTAATKITPELAAELGDEALMLRQQLPSIPLVLDGNRVRGARRAGKELSPDLILLDDGFQHRRLRRNFNLLMIDSQKLFGNRRLLPTGPLRETLRALSRADAVVFNKFDQRRRYFYKEAAEVCNYISARRIFSAAYRFTHFTAGDGHRRSLSEMQALGPFCACSGLANNDYFFAQLRTHGLAVEETRSFADHHDYRAGDLRELRQLCRDRPLLTTAKDAVKLVRLARAQKAEAQLWVAEIALIPDREKDFLALFADFINPEASLPEARP
- the nrdR gene encoding transcriptional repressor NrdR, whose translation is MKCPFCGFTEDKVIDSRIAKDQSAIRRRRECLSCNKRFTTFERIEINLPLVIKNDQSRENYDRNKVENGIRKACEKRPVSQEQIDAVVNDLELKLREHGEKEIAATFIGEHIMASLKKIDDVAYIRFASVYRQFKDIKEFMQELQGLLKNDSACEKPD
- a CDS encoding HDOD domain-containing protein, whose product is MQNDQIIDKIGTIEDIPPLPSLASRIINVCFDEGSNYQDIAQLIRQDPVLTARVLRLINAPSFAPPAKINDLGHAISLLGKKQVCNLALSLTIFDTFNPGGKAKEQQLVAFWHHCAACAHASEELARRLGFPRPEEAFIAGLLHDIGKLIAWHRLGDNFSLFLNRLQRLENISQGEWPPLNLEKEFLGAGHQLIGKWATERWAFPQAIVEAVWLHHQPPSSSRDEIPPLPLLVRFADALCNLYNLGSNYFVNQELDYSTSAPFARTVDSLSAFFRIDRDSLTDLYHAADSRLHEFDSCLSVVNNEVYFTAIRKANRELGRLNLEREKYLAELSLKNRFLEALASLDQILEPDSAKRHIFAGPMPLLEEIVVQSLHLCQTQLALCGLALNKTGPSSWTGSFYGKKISERELSGETPTLKFREEAPEEPYDAQQQSRIMATLRRLIIHKTAVLLRNSRITPLKEHPTILVVPLCKFPATSASEIYGQLLVDCGTLAREGIGKDSLIDILTRFADGISNRIERRRLTENLVGQAETITELNRQNEEVQYELLQAHRLATVGRLAAGAAHEINNPLTVISGQVQILKNKALQEGEDQERIKRYDRILIKVDKIARIVSDLLAYGRPQKARPQPFSIKKIVQQAIEAVAHRKGFSGIRFSINIPEPLPEALVDPQQLGQVLINLLINAQMAMPDSGSIGISAGVRGSQIELSLSDTGCGIAPEHLPTIFDPFFTTRDPGSTNAGTGLGLSIAHSLIEANRGSIEARSTINKGTTFSILLPLAKRPKTVQPDQS
- the recQ gene encoding DNA helicase RecQ, with amino-acid sequence MNSAEKQDPASWLKHYWGHQDFLPLQREAIDCVLCGQDSLLVLPTGAGKSVCYQIPVLISNGLALVVSPLIALMKEQVDALRLNGIAAACINSTMSSSEKRHVTEQLRAGALNLLYISPEKLIQESSLEFIKTLPIRYLAVDEAHCISQWGHDFRPDYRQLANIRKVLPQISVHAFTATATRAVQHDIVHQLQLHDARLLLGSFDRPNLTYRVRRRTSGHLAQIKEVLERYPNDSGIIYCQSRREVEETAAQLQNQGRRVLAYHAGMQDHERKSNHDDFIRHENAIMVATIAFGMGVDKSNIRFVIHSGLPKALENYLQESGRAGRDGLPSECLLFHSHNDLLRWQRQFDEQSDDKEPPGARQSLAAMAAYANGVDCRHRQLLRYFDETHVDDDCGHCDICLRELVEVRDPLITAQKIISSLLRQGENFGLLYSAQVLKGSRERRIRINQHHLLSTWGILKEHSLEQIKEWLEQLIDQGFIVREGEFQLLKVTSRGRELLRGHEKPRLLQSGKEVLTPLALEADRVLKQTELELFAELRKLRRELAQNREVPPYIIFSDSALYEMARRHPADQDNFLKVKGVGESKGKDFGEIFTKRIKNFCLQHDLKLNCAVDPGITIKAPKNPGFPPHDQSPALKKYPAVR
- a CDS encoding HAD family hydrolase, which produces MSAGGETLTRDLQAPVRKRQAAVFLDRDGTIIREVNYLDRLEDVELLPETAAAIARLNRHRIPVILVSNQSGVARSKFSESFVLACHVRIQKMLESYGAHLDNFFFCPHHPEHGRPPYKKDCTCRKPEPGLLRQAAGRHQLDLAASFVVGDKLSDVELARRVNAAGILVKTGHGVKEAEKIRTTAIIPDLICSDLAEAVNWIIHQLSTRTR
- the rpiB gene encoding ribose 5-phosphate isomerase B, yielding MPQIEPFKLFIASDHGGYQLKELIKDKLANHHQLIDLGTSSEAAVDYPDYAWKLVTEVAADPKARGILICGTGIGMSMTANRKRHIRAALVHDPFTARMAKEHNNANVLVLGGRVLEPATALELVQIWLQSEYEGGRHQHRLDKIEQPNRNSNRQIAASLFEVDAEINALIRQETEREESKLIMIASENCVSQAVLEAQGSVLTNKYAEGYPGRRYYGGCQFVDQVEQLAIDRALALFGADHANVQPLSGSGANMAVYLSALKPGETILGMNLGHGGHLTHGATVSFSGQLYRSVYYGVDRETEQLDYNEIEKIALREKPRMIVAGASSYSRILDFARFRAIADKVGALLMVDIAHIAGLVVAGVHPSPVPYADFVTTTTHKTLRGPRGGMILCRREYAAALDKTIFPGLQGGPLMHTIAGKAVAFKEALSEEFRTVQRQTVINAACLARRLQEKGFRIVSGGTDNHLFLIDLSALTIKGKKAEAALDAAGITLNKNGIPFDQRTPADPSGIRIGTPIASTRGMREPEMEIVADCLSDVLLQPENQEIIRQTRATIRSLCARFPVYSHLL
- a CDS encoding cytidine deaminase, which encodes MPVQNLQRPDWQTYFMDIAQLISRRSTCIRRQVGALIVKDNRILTTGYNGTPSGIRHCLERGCLRDQLQIPSGQRHELCRGLHAEQNAIIQAAHHGVSIESGELYCTNQPCIICAKMIINAGLKKIIIRDAYPDAMAAEMLDEAGLKVVVISPGKTS
- the ribD gene encoding bifunctional diaminohydroxyphosphoribosylaminopyrimidine deaminase/5-amino-6-(5-phosphoribosylamino)uracil reductase RibD, whose translation is MNGFSSADTEFMQIALDLARKGLGSASPNPMVGAIIVNDGKIVGRGFHPKAGEAHAEIFALREAGEKAREATLYVTLEPCNHHGKTPPCTEAIIQAGIRRVVFGCEDPNPRVDGHGADKLKRAGIRTENGLLKNECHHLNEAWNKYITTGLPFVTLKSAASLDGRIATRSGHSQWISNEKSRLYAHQLRFAHDAILVGIGTLIKDNPRLTARCPGQETRHPYRIVVDSMLRTPLHSLIFGEDGKDRVLLATTQRHDQTKLNPYLQLVKEIICLPTNELGQIDLRALMREIASRKIISVLIEGGSEINGSAVDCRIVDKICFFYAPILIGGRGSLGMISGTGIERIDQALPIRNITIKHFDDDLCLEGYLDPTAIGLSE